A single region of the Syngnathus acus chromosome 6, fSynAcu1.2, whole genome shotgun sequence genome encodes:
- the LOC119124631 gene encoding uncharacterized protein LOC119124631 codes for MTVECGRGSFYKQQTTVILFATVCVKWHTKPSPASERRLLFFLHLALSLSMAYKSVDVCARPRVWVCIHSTAQCFSVLYASAGEKKKGRNKSAGANEEELPAHSRTAGSTPNPSCPGLADSFRPVPTILRLQGDGPDKVTNMDQPGVNSSMISSQGAKGRQGSGFRRKKANPGINVCIGRWCSQYSLNITVSCCRGTKKSVAAKHVYYKYSCIRSGRQIWSCTIRINSELVNPCRIAVWRKVFQIPIFFFFSFSVICSLHYPHNTSRKDIVNVKQPFWKIFIFCKAFQWASITVFSALYLNYANLKALNFLKY; via the exons ATGACAGTGGAATGTGGCAGAGGGTCGTTctataaacaacaaacaacagTTATCTTGTTTGCCACCGTCTGTGTCAAGTGGCACACAAAGCCAAGCCCAGCATCTGAGAGGCGTCTGCTCTTCTTTCTGCATTTAGCCTTGTCCCTTTCAATGGCTTATAAaagtgtggatgtgtgtgcacGCCCTCGGGTGTGGGTCTGTAttcacagcacagcacagtgCTTCTCTGTATTGTATGCTTCGGCTGGCGAGAAGAAAAAAGGCAGAAACAAGAGTGCGGGGGCAAATGAGGAAGAGCTGCCAGCTCACTCGAGAACTGCGGGGAGTACCCCAAACCCCAGCTGCCCAGGACTGGCTGACAGTTTCAGGCCAGTGCCAACCATCCTCAGGCTTCAAGGAGATGGGCCAGACAAAGTG ACCAATATGGACCAACCAGGAGTGAATTCCAGCATGATATCGTCACAGGGAGCAAAGGGAAGGCAGGGAAGTGgttttagaagaaaaaaagcaaatcctGGTATAAATGTCTGCATAGGTCGGTGGTGTTCTCAATATTCTCTCAACATTACTGTGTCTTGCTGCCGAGGCACAAAGAAATCAGTTGCGGCCAAACATGTTTACTATAAATACAGTTGTATTCGCAGCGGACGGCAGATTTGGAGCTGCACTATACGTATAAATTCAGAATTAGTCAACCCCTGCAGAATTGCTGTTTGGAGGAAGGTTTTTCAAAttccaatatttttctttttttctttttctgtgatTTGTTCTCTTCATTATCCCCACAATACTAGTAGAAAAGATATAGTGAATGTTAAACAGCCTTTTTggaagatttttattttttgcaaagcATTTCAATGGGcttcaattaccgtattttccgcactatactTAAACTACGCGAACTTAAAAGCCTTAAACTTCCTCAAATACTAA